GGCAAGGAACATCTGCCGGCCGACATGCCGGAAAGCTGGGATCAGGAACCGTTCGATAAAAGGCCCGGGGGCAGGACGAGGATGGAAGCCATCCGGGAAACGGGCAAAGCACCCGGGAATGCCGGGGAACAGACAGGAACGCCCCGGAAAAAGTCCGGTATACCGGAAAAAACCGGAAATCCGGAGGATACAGCGGAAAGCACCGGGGCGCAGGAAGCCAAACATAAAGCCGGCGTCGATGCGCGAATCGTACGGTTTCTGAAAAAACACCATGTGCTGACGCTGGCGACGAGCGGCGAGGGAGCGCCCTATTGCAGCAACGCATTTTACTGCTACGATGCGGAACGCAATTTGCTGATCTTCACGTCGGACATGGCGACGTACCATGCGCAGCAGATGGCTCGCAACCCGTGTGTCGCAGCCTCGGTAGTACTCGAAACGAAGGTCGTGGGACGCGTCCAGGGGCTGCAATTGTGCGGTAAAGCCGAAAGGGCCGACGAGGCGGCGAGGCGGGCATACCTCAAACGGTTTCCCTATGCCGTACTGGCAGAACTGACCCTGTGGGCGATCGCGCCCGACTTTATGAAATTCACCGACAACACGCTCGGATTCGGAAAAAAACTGATATGGAACAACAGATAGGAGTCATCATCGTAGCAGGCGGGGGCGGAACCCGCATGGGAGGTTCGCGTCCCAAGCAATTCATGATGCTGGGCGGCCTGCCCGTCCTGGCCCATACGATCAACAATTTCGCCGGGGCGCTGCCCGGGGCAGAGATCGTCGTGGTGCTGCCCGCGGAGCACGCCGATTTCTGGAAGGACTTCGCAGCACGCTTCGACATCGCGGCACACACGGTTACGACGGGAGGCGACGAACGGTTCCATTCGGTGAAAAACGGGCTGAAAGCCCTGAAGCGCGATCCGGAATTGATCGCCGTACAGGACGGCGTACGACCGCTGGCCTCGCACGGCATGATCCGCCGTGCGGTGGCCGCAGCCGCCGAACACGGCACTGCGATCCCGGTCGTCGAAGCCGTGGATTCGTACCGCGAAACGGACGGCACGGCTTCACGCATCGTCGACCGCCGCCGCCTGCGCATCGTACAGACCCCGCAGGTATTCCGCGCCGACATACTGCGCCGCGCCTACGAGGCGGAGTACCGCCCCGAATTTACGGACGACGCATCGGTCGTGGAACAGGCCGGCGAGGCCGTATTTCTGTGCGAAGGCGAGCGTACGAACCTGAAGATCACGACCCCCGAAGATATGGTCATCGCCGAGGCACTGCTGGCCGGGCGCGAAAAGACAGAGGAGGATACGGATGGAGAAAACCTATAAATACCGTTTCAGCCGCCGGGCGATCTACTGGACGCTGGTCTATTTGGTGGTCTTCGTACTGCTGGGCTGGTTGTTGTACCACCTCTACGAAGGGGGCTACCTCTCGGCCTGGTTCACCTCGTTCATCGTGGCGCTCATCGCCCTGATGTCGCTATCGATCCCCCGCAGGATTGTGGTCACCGACGAGAAGATCGAGGTGCGCTGCCTGCTGGACATCACCGAAATCCGCCGCGACGAAATCGCCTCGGTACGCCGGGTCGACCCTCGGCGGATGAAATGGTTCTTCCCGGTATTCGGGGGCTGCGGGTTCTTCGGTTATTACGGACATTTCCTCGACCTCAGGCGGTTCGAACGCGTGAAACTCTACGCCTCGGAGTGGAAAAACTTCGTGGAGATCACCGATATCTACGAAGACCGCCTGTACGTCTCGTGTTCGGATGCCGACCGCCTCGTGGAGGAGCTTATGCCCCCCGGAGGCAACCGCCCGGCGGAAGACGACGAAGAGGAAGAGCAGGCGCAATAGTATCGGGATCCGGCCAAAAAGTCGACAGAAGACGCCCGGGGATTGCGTATTTCCGGAAAATGATCTTATATTTGCAACCGAGGCCGGAACGGCCCGTAAAAACGAAAAATAACAAACAACGCATTAAAAACCAGAAGAAATGAAAAAGTACCGTTGCACCGTTTGTGAGTGGGTATACGACCCCGCAGTGGGCGATCCCGACGGAGGCATCGCCCCCGGAACGCAGTTCGAAGAGATTCCCGAAGACTGGGTTTGCCCCGTCTGCGGCGTCGGCAAAGACATGTTCGAAGAGGTTGCGGAATAATCCCGTCCCTCCCCGAAGAAACGGCAAGGCGCACCCTGCAGGGTGCGCCTTGCCGTTTGTAACCGCAGGAGCCCGGACGCAGGCCGTCTCATCCGAATAAGGGCAAACATATGTAATTCCGATGTATTTCCCACCCGAAATTTTGTGTATATTTGTCGGCAGAACTGCCCCTCACACCTAAAATTTCATGCAGATGAAACATCTATTGCTTTTAGCCTCGCTCCTGACCTGCATGGGCGCCGGCGCCCAGCAGGCGACCTTCCGCAACCCGGTCATTGCGGGCGACATGGCCGACCCGACGGTCATCCGGGTAGACAACACCTATTATGCGACGGGCACCTCGTCGGAATGGGCCCCCTACTACCCGCTGTTCCGCTCCAAAGACCTGGTCAACTGGCGGCAGATCGGGCACCTGTTCGAGCAGCAGCCCGCATGGACGAGATCCTCGTTCTGGGCCCCGGAACTTTTCCACCGCAACGGCAAAACATACGCTTATTATACGGCACGCCGGAAAACCGACGGGACGTCGTATATCGGCGTCGCCACGGCCGACAAACCCGAAGGCCCCTATACCGACCACGGCCCGATCGTCGAGTACGGCACCGAGGCGATCGACGCATTCGTGCTGGAAGACGCCGGCGAGCTGTATATCTCGTGGAAAGCCTACGGACTCGACCCAAGGCCGATCGAACTCCTGGCCTGCAAAATCTCGGACGACGGGC
This Alistipes onderdonkii DNA region includes the following protein-coding sequences:
- a CDS encoding pyridoxamine 5'-phosphate oxidase family protein; the encoded protein is MAATTGKEHLPADMPESWDQEPFDKRPGGRTRMEAIRETGKAPGNAGEQTGTPRKKSGIPEKTGNPEDTAESTGAQEAKHKAGVDARIVRFLKKHHVLTLATSGEGAPYCSNAFYCYDAERNLLIFTSDMATYHAQQMARNPCVAASVVLETKVVGRVQGLQLCGKAERADEAARRAYLKRFPYAVLAELTLWAIAPDFMKFTDNTLGFGKKLIWNNR
- a CDS encoding PH domain-containing protein, producing MEKTYKYRFSRRAIYWTLVYLVVFVLLGWLLYHLYEGGYLSAWFTSFIVALIALMSLSIPRRIVVTDEKIEVRCLLDITEIRRDEIASVRRVDPRRMKWFFPVFGGCGFFGYYGHFLDLRRFERVKLYASEWKNFVEITDIYEDRLYVSCSDADRLVEELMPPGGNRPAEDDEEEEQAQ
- the rd gene encoding rubredoxin encodes the protein MKKYRCTVCEWVYDPAVGDPDGGIAPGTQFEEIPEDWVCPVCGVGKDMFEEVAE
- a CDS encoding 2-C-methyl-D-erythritol 4-phosphate cytidylyltransferase produces the protein MEQQIGVIIVAGGGGTRMGGSRPKQFMMLGGLPVLAHTINNFAGALPGAEIVVVLPAEHADFWKDFAARFDIAAHTVTTGGDERFHSVKNGLKALKRDPELIAVQDGVRPLASHGMIRRAVAAAAEHGTAIPVVEAVDSYRETDGTASRIVDRRRLRIVQTPQVFRADILRRAYEAEYRPEFTDDASVVEQAGEAVFLCEGERTNLKITTPEDMVIAEALLAGREKTEEDTDGENL